From Haemorhous mexicanus isolate bHaeMex1 chromosome 2, bHaeMex1.pri, whole genome shotgun sequence, the proteins below share one genomic window:
- the ABHD13 gene encoding protein ABHD13, with amino-acid sequence MEKSWMLWTFVKRWLLALASWSWSLCRICLLPLIVTFHLYGGILLLILIFVSIAGILYKFQDVLLYFPEQPSSSRLYVPMPTGIPHENIFIKTKDGVLLNLILLRYTGDNAAYSPTIIYFHGNAGNIGHRLPNALLMLVNLKVNLILVDYRGYGKSEGEASEEGLYLDSEAVLDYVMTRSDLDKTKIFLFGRSLGGAVAIHLASENSHRISAIVVENTFLSIPYMASTLFSFFPMRYLPLWCYKNKFLSYRKISQCRMPSLFISGLSDQLIPPVMMKQLYELSPARTKRLAIFPDGTHNDTWQCQGYFTALEQFIKEVIKSHSPEEVAKTSSNVTII; translated from the coding sequence ATGGAAAAATCATGGATGCTTTGGACCTTTGTTAAAAGATGGCTGCTAGCTTTGGCTTCCTGGTCTTGGAGTCTCTGCCGTATTTGTCTATTGCCCTTGATAGTGACTTTTCACTTGTATGGAGGCATTCTACTCCTTATATTAATATTTGTATCAATAGCGGGTATATTATATAAGTTCCAGGATGTTCTGCTTTACTTTCCTGAACAGCCCTCTTCATCACGCCTTTATGTTCCTATGCCTACTGGTATACCACATGAAAACATCTTCATCAAAACCAAAGATGGAGTTCTTCTCAATCTTATTCTGCTGAGATACACAGGGGACAATGCAGCGTATTCTCCAACCATCATTTACTTTCATGGGAACGCAGGCAACATTGGCCACAGGTTGCCAAATGCTTTGTTGATGCTGGTAAACTTGAAAGTAAACTTAATTCTGGTCGATTATAGAGGGTATGGCAAAAGCGAAGGAGAAGCAAGCGAAGAAGGCTTGTACTTAGATTCTGAGGCTGTCTTAGACTATGTGATGACTCGGTCTGATCTtgataaaacaaaaatttttctttttggccGTTCTTTGGGGGGAGCAGTAGCTATTCACTTAGCTTCTGAAAATTCCCATAGGATTTCTGCCATCGTGGTGGAGAACACCTTTCTTAGCATCCCGTACATGGCCAGCACtttgttctctttctttccGATGAGGTATCTTCCGCTGTGGtgctacaaaaataaatttctatcCTACAGAAAAATCTCCCAGTGCAGAATGCCTTCTCTCTTCATCTCTGGGTTGTCCGACCAGTTAATTCCACCAGTTATGATGAAGCAACTTTATGAATTATCCCCAGCTCGGACTAAGAGATTGGCAATATTTCCTGATGGAACTCACAATGACacttggcagtgccagggttATTTCACTGCACTTGAACAGTTCATCAAAGAAGTAATAAAGAGTCACTCCCCTGAAGAAGTGGCGAAAACATCATCTAACGTAACAATAATATAA